A stretch of Fusarium poae strain DAOMC 252244 chromosome 2, whole genome shotgun sequence DNA encodes these proteins:
- the GLD1_2 gene encoding mitochondrial glycerol dehydrogenase Gld1 — protein MSFGRTVTLNSGWKIPQIGYGTWQAAPGEVGNGVYEALKAGYRHLDLAKIYQNQREVGEGIKKALNEVPGLKREDIFITGKLWNNKHRPEEVAGALDDTLEELGLEYIDLWLIHWPVAFKNGNELFPLKEGDDGKTALDQEVTLSQTWEAVTKLPKEKVRSIGVSNFNQEMLEQIIKDTGVTPAMNQIERHPRLPQPELVKYLQEKGIFLTAYSAFGNNSWGEPLLINTPEVKAIAERLSKSKGKEVTPAQVILAWSTLDNHVVIPKSVTPARIRSNFEEVELDEDAIRELNKFGEKPQRFNIPKTYKPDWDINVFGDEKEKSATHQVVLKL, from the exons ATGTCTTTCGGTCGCACTGTCACTCTCAACTCTGGATGGAAGATTCCCCAGATCGGTTACGGCACATGGCAAGCTGCCCCTGGTGAGGTCGGCAACGGTGTCTACGAGGCCCTCAAGGCTGGCTACCGTCACCTTGATCTTGCCAAGATCTACCAGAACCAGCGTGAGGTTGGTGAGGGTATCAAGAAGGCTCTCAACGAGGTCCCTGGTCTCAAGCGCGAGGACATCTTCATCACCGGAAAGCTCTGGAACAACAAGCACCGCCCTGAGGAGGTTGCTGGTGCCCTCGATGACACCCTCGAGGAGCTCGGCCTTGAATACATCGAC CTCTGGTTGATCCACTGGCCCGTTGCTTTCAAGAACGGCAACGAACTCTTCCCCCTGAAGGAGGGCGATGACGGCAAGACTGCTcttgaccaggaggtcaccCTCTCCCAGACCTGGGAGGCTGTCACCAAACTGCCCAAGGAGAAGGTTCGATCTATTGGTGTCTCCAACTTCAACCAGGAAATG CTTGAGCAAATCATCAAAGACACTGGTGTCACCCCCGCCATGAACCAGATTGAGCGTCACCCTCGTCTCCCTCAGCCCGAGCTTGTCAAGTATCTCCAGGAGAAGGGCATCTTCCTGACCGCCTACTCCGCCTTCGGCAACAACAGCTGGGGCGAGcctcttctcatcaacaccCCCGAGGTCAAGGCTATTGCCGAGCGCCTCAGCAAGTCCAAGGGCAAGGAGGTCACTCCTGCCCAGGTCATCCTCGCCTGGTCCACCCTAGACAACCACGTCGTTATTCCCAAGTCTGTCACCCCCGCTCGCATCCGCTCCAACTTCGAGGAGGTCGAGCTGGACGAGGATGCTATCAGGGAGTTAAACAAGTTTGGCGAGAAGCCTCAGCGATTCAACATTCCCAAGACCT ACAAGCCTGACTGGGACATTAACGTCTTTGGcgacgagaaggagaagagtgCTACCCACCAGGTCGTTCTCAAGCTGTAA
- a CDS encoding hypothetical protein (BUSCO:43341at5125), whose protein sequence is MTPIQKPTSAQPALESPASPPASSTPSSDSSTPASASTPATAAMAKTFPPVQPGGSLILAWQIKHKKVLVVGGGEVAAGRILNCLNADANVTVVCPKSGLNPEVAFRVSEGQVAHIDRVFEPEDLDGASMVLVAIDDPAASTVIWKLCKERKVPANIADVPPECDFYFGSIHRDGPLQIMVSTNGKGPRLAAAIRQFIAKQLPKNAGNAIETIGELRLRLRKMAPKPEDGPKRMLWMSKVSDTYKWDEMCGLTDEDMDNLLLFYPPNKVPSMDVLQALRGGNDVKKLDVFDGSFGFSVGA, encoded by the exons ATGACCCCCATTCAGAAGCCGACATCAGCCCAGCCGGCGCTGGAATCTCCGGCATCTCCTCCCGCGTCTTCTACTCCGTCTTCTGACTCTTCTACTCCTGCCTCTGCTTCCACCCCAGCCACAGCAGCAATGGCAAAGACATTTCCTCCTGTGCAGCCTGGAGGCAGTTTAATTCTGGCATGGCAAATCAAGCACAAAAAGGTGCTTGTTGTCGGCGGTGGTGAG GTCGCCGCTGGTCGGATCCTCAACTGCCTCAACGCCGACGCCAACGTCACTGTCGTCTGCCCCAAGTCTGGCCTCAATCCTGAAGTCGCCTTCCGAGTTAGTGAAGGTCAAGTCGCGCATATCGACCGAGTATTCGAGCCTGAAGACCTGGATGGAGCCAGCATGGTCCTGGTCGCCATCGACGACCCTGCCGCCTCGACCGTCATCTGGAAGCTTTGCAAAGAGCGAAAGGTCCCTGCCAATATCGCAGACGTGCCCCCAGAATGCGATTTCTATTTTGGCAGCATCCATCGCGATGGTCCGCTACAGATCATGGTCAGCACCAATGGCAAGGGACCAAGGTTAGCGGCTGCTATTCGGCAGTTTATTGCCAAGCAACTGCCGAAGAATGCCGGCAACGCTATCGAGACGATTGGTGAGCTGCGGCTTAGATTAAGGAAGATGGCTCCCAAGCCTGAAGATGGACCTAAGCGCATGCTCTG GATGTCAAAAGTCAGCGATACCTATAAGTGGGATGAAATGTGTGGCCTTACAGACGAAGACATGGAcaacctcctcctcttctatcCTCCTAACAAGGTCCCATCGATGGATGTTCTACAAGCCCTCCGTGGAGGCAACGATGTTAAGAAACTTGACGTCTTTGATGGTTCCTTCGGTTTCAGCGTTGGCGCATAA
- a CDS encoding hypothetical protein (BUSCO:11955at5125), which produces MTLLQLNRHIDDTHQELPEEEQDEVKTWFDKQVLKAKRFQPLSLINQKLRGLDVFESNESVAVAPPMSTAAGKNPLEGPIDPDELITRHHWQRSTSYDSCTDPTCGRSLGPLNGSINCRHCGRLFCEEHTMYQMKLSRSAKHEPVRGYWARVCETCFKSREGYNDHQGVLTDHTNAFVEIRRKKVERQNLEISRLEKRLTKLTKLLANPPENLTQSNGSLLGPVTSLAGQKNARKLIEQSVVTWEEDATVSKCPFCQQEFGSWTFRRHHCRICGRVVCGDPQTGCSSEVGLNVSSDTNGATKSFPGTEKPPPTTNGGQVGIDIRMCRDCKHTIFSARDFVASLQHKPADQRAYETLQQFERGIQQLLPSFHRVLLNLQPEKKESGEIDLNQPPPTRAQIQEAAKIRKRLVDSFGKYGIAAKRLRDLPTESATQRRLQAAIYTYASGFLHTNMLPLKSLPQMLRSRSSASSSTAVSASRLLASHHHSGSSLRHSELADTETSSQAPSEGSTVVSQLETEEKELRERLVVLEEQRFMVESMIKTAQGSRRFEEVSALSRNVDELDAEINDLKNKVGGVEERWEGVFRNGVT; this is translated from the coding sequence ATGACCCTTCTACAACTCAACCGACACATTGACGATACGCACcaagagctaccagaagaggaACAAGATGAAGTAAAGACTTGGTTCGACAAGCAGGTGCTCAAGGCGAAACGATTCCAGCCCCTCTCCCTAATAAACCAGAAGCTACGAGGTTTGGATGTATTTGAGTCGAACGAGTCCGTTGCTGTCGCTCCCCCTATGTCGACTGCTGCTGGAAAGAACCCCCTCGAAGGTCCTATTGATCCCGACGAACTCATCACGCGACACCATTGGCAACGCTCGACTAGCTACGATTCGTGCACCGATCCGACATGTGGAAGAAGTCTAGGGCCATTGAATGGGAGCATTAACTGTCGACATTGTGGACGATTATTCTGCGAGGAACACACCATGTACCAGATGAAGTTGAGTCGAAGCGCAAAACATGAACCAGTCCGTGGTTATTGGGCAAGAGTATGCGAGACATGCTTTAAATCAAGAGAAGGATACAACGACCACCAAGGTGTCTTGACAGATCACACCAATGCGTTTGTGGAAataagaaggaagaaggttGAACGACAGAATTTGGAGATTTCACGGCTCGAGAAACGATTGACAAAGCTCACGAAACTATTAGCGAACCCCCCTGAAAATCTTACGCAATCGAATGGATCTTTACTTGGCCCAGTAACATCACTAGCAGGGCAAAAGAATGCCCGTAAGCTTATCGAGCAATCAGTTGTTACCTGGGAAGAAGATGCGACTGTCTCTAAATGCCCATTTTGCCAACAAGAATTTGGATCTTGGACGTTTAGGAGACACCATTGTCGCATATGTGGACGTGTTGTCTGTGGCGATCCTCAGACGGGATGTTCATCAGAAGTTGGACTAAACGTATCAAGTGATACGAATGGCGCAACAAAATCATTTCCAGGAACTGAGAAACCACCGCCGACAACAAACGGCGGCCAAGTTGGTATAGATATTCGGATGTGTCGCGATTGTAAGCATACTATATTCTCTGCGCGTGACTTTGTAGCGTCATTACAGCACAAACCTGCCGACCAACGGGCATACGAAACACTGCAGCAGTTTGAGCGTGGCATTCAACAACTCTTGCCGTCATTCCATCGTGTACTGCTGAATCTGCAGccggagaagaaagaaagtgGCGAGATTGACCTGAACCAACCTCCACCAACACGCGCTCAGATCCAGGAAGCAGCCAAGATTCGAAAGCGCTTGGTCGACAGTTTTGGAAAATATGGCATCGCTGCGAAACGTCTTCGCGACCTTCCTACAGAGAGCGCCACACAACGGCGGCTACAGGCGGCCATATATACATATGCAAGTGGCTTCCTACATACCAACATGCTCCCTCTCAAGAGCTTACCCCAGATGCTACGCTCACGGTCATCCGCATCATCCTCTACAGCCGTTTCCGCCTCACGGCTTCTCGCTTCACATCATCACTCTGGGTCGAGTTTACGGCATTCGGAGCTTGCGGATACTGAAACGTCGTCGCAAGCTCCTAGTGAGGGGAGCACGGTCGTCAGCCAGCTCGAgacagaagaaaaggaacTACGAGAGCGGTTAGTTGTCTTGGAAGAGCAGCGATTCATGGTTGAATCTATGATCAAAACCGCACAGGGCTCCAGGCGATTTGAGGAGGTCAGCGCTCTGTCTCGAAATGTCGATGAGCTAGATGCTGAGATCAACGACTTGAAAAACAAggttggtggtgttgaggaAAGATGGGAAGGTGTATTTCGAAACGGCGTCACTTAG